One part of the Solanum dulcamara chromosome 8, daSolDulc1.2, whole genome shotgun sequence genome encodes these proteins:
- the LOC129900963 gene encoding uncharacterized protein LOC129900963, whose product MIPSPECNCADSTSYVEHLKSQRLLQFLMGLNESFRNIRSNILARKSVVTVNEAYVVAAQEENQRALKVIYKTRDALTLLASMTQGYKSKPKKFVPPETICDHCGFKGHFKADCYRLVGYPPDFKSKRKGTDDFKLAYTHLTKNVDDFPKSETLTHMSPTQYQDLVNKMDRIGTSDCAANMSGTLQWQRIEDW is encoded by the exons ATGATTCCATCACCTGAATGTAATTGTGCAGATTCAACTTCATATGTGGAGCATCTGAAGTCACAAAGACTACTTCAGTTTCTGATGGGATTGAATGAAAGCTTTAGAAATATTAGAAGTAATATTTTGGCTAGAAAATCTGTGGTGACTGTAAATGAAGCATATGTTGTTGCAGCACAAGAAGAAAACCAAAGAGCATTGAAAGTTATTTACAAAACCAGAGATGCTTTAACACTTCTAGCAAGCATGACTCAGGGATACAAATCAAAGCCAAAGAAGTTTGTACCTCCTGAAACAATTTGTGATCACTGTGGATTTAAAGGTCACTTTAAGGCTGATTGTTATAGATTAGTTGGTTATCCTCCAGATTTCAAGAGCAAGAGGAAGGGAACTGATGATTTCAAGCTTGCATATACACACCTGACAAAGAATGTTGATGATTTTCCCAAGAGTGAAACTTTAACACATATGTCACCAACTCAATATCAGGATCTAGTTAACAAGATGGATAGAATAGGAACATCAGATTGCGCTGCTAACATGTCAG GTACTCTTCAATGGCAACGTATTGAGGATTGGTAA
- the LOC129900290 gene encoding probable WRKY transcription factor 40: protein MEFTSLVDTSLDLSFRPRPVLDKVPKQEVQSDFTGLSRDRENMGVKNEAGDLLEELNRVSSENKKLTEMLTVVCENYNALRNQMMEYMSTQNGVADESAGSRKRKAESISNPINNNDNNNNMDVVHGRSSESSSSDEESCCKKLREEHIKAKVTIVSMKTDASDTSLIVKDGYQWRKYGQKVTRDNPCPRAYFRCSFAPSCPVKKKVQRSIEDQSIVVATYEGEHNHPQISKPESGASTNTSSASRLNVTTMAGTTASVPCSTTLNSSGQTITLDLTAPKTVENRDMKMNHSTNSPTGGNSIRTAATTTAAGGEHHNRPEFQQFLIEQMATSLTKDPSFKAALAAAISGKILQHNNNQTWRW from the exons ATGGAATTTACCAGTTTGGTTGATACTTCATTGGATTTGAGTTTTAGGCCTCGTCCAGTTCTTGATAAAGTGCCA AAACAAGAAGTTCAGAGTGATTTCACTGGATTGAGCAGAGACAGAGAGAATATGGGAGTGAAAAATGAGGCAGGGGATTTGTTAGAGGAATTAAACAGAGTGAGCAGTGAAAACAAGAAGTTAACAGAGATGCTCACTGTGGTTTGTGAAAATTACAATGCTTTAAGAAACCAAATGATGGAGTATATGAGCACACAAAATGGTGTAGCAGATGAAAGTGCAGGGTCAAGGAAAAGAAAAGCTGAAAGCATCTCCAATCCCAttaacaacaacgacaacaataacaatatggaTGTTGTTCATGGACGTTCATCAGAAAGCAGCTCAAGTGATGAAGAGTCTTGTTGCAAGAAACTCAGAGAAGAGCACATTAAAGCCAAAGTTACAATTGTTTCTATGAAGACTGATGCATCTGATACCTCTCTT ATTGTAAAGGATGGTTATCAGTGGAGAAAGTATGGTCAGAAAGTAACCAGAGACAACCCTTGTCCAAGAGCTTACTTCAGATGCTCATTTGCACCTTCCTGCCCTGTCAAGAAGAAG GTTCAAAGAAGCATAGAAGATCAGTCTATTGTAGTGGCAACGTATGAAGGAGAACATAACCATCCACAAATCTCAAAACCAGAATCAGGTGCAAGTACTAATACTTCCAGTGCTAGCCGTTTAAATGTGACAACTATGGCAGGTACTACTGCTTCAGTACCTTGCTCTACAACTCTCAATTCATCAGGACAAACCATTACTCTCGATCTTACTGCACCGAAAACAGTAGAAAATCGCGATATGAAGATGAATCACAGCACTAATAGTCCTACCGGTGGCAATAGCATTagaacagcagcaacaacaacagcagcaggAGGTGAACATCATAATAGGCCAGAGTTCCAACAGTTCTTGATAGAGCAAATGGCTACTTCCTTGACGAAAGATCCAAGTTTCAAAGCAGCACTTGCTGCAGCCATATCAGGAAAAATCCTCCAACATAATAATAATCAGACATGGAGATGGTAA